Proteins encoded within one genomic window of Fimbriimonadia bacterium:
- the rpsM gene encoding 30S ribosomal protein S13 encodes MARIAGVDLPRDKKIEYALPHLYGVGLTTARMLLDTVGVDRNTRVRDLSDREIAAIREAIDRAVKVEGDLRREVQQNIRRLIEIGSYRGLRHRRGLPTRGQRTRSNARTRKGPKRTIAGKKKARK; translated from the coding sequence TTGGCCCGTATAGCCGGTGTTGACCTGCCGAGAGACAAGAAGATCGAATATGCGCTGCCTCATCTGTATGGGGTCGGCCTCACTACGGCACGCATGCTGCTGGACACAGTGGGAGTGGACCGCAATACGAGGGTGCGCGACTTATCCGACCGAGAGATCGCTGCCATCCGCGAAGCGATTGACCGAGCGGTAAAAGTGGAAGGCGACCTGCGCCGGGAAGTTCAACAGAACATCCGACGCCTCATCGAGATCGGTAGCTACCGTGGGCTCCGTCATCGCCGCGGGCTGCCCACCCGAGGGCAGCGAACCCGGAGCAACGCCCGAACTCGCAAGGGACCGAAGCGCACGATTGCCGGAAAGAAGAAGGCGAGGAAGTAA
- the rpsK gene encoding 30S ribosomal protein S11, with protein MARKRTTGKTRVKERRSVLQGVACIHCTFNNCIVSITDMDGKVLCWASAGAVGFKGSRKGTPFAAQLAADQCARKALEFGLRKIDIVIKGPGSGRETAMRSLCASGLEVVSIRDATPIPHNGCRPPKRRRV; from the coding sequence ATGGCTAGGAAACGAACAACCGGAAAGACGAGGGTCAAAGAGCGCAGAAGTGTGCTGCAGGGCGTCGCCTGCATCCACTGCACGTTCAACAACTGTATCGTCTCCATCACGGATATGGACGGGAAGGTTCTCTGCTGGGCCAGCGCCGGGGCCGTGGGGTTCAAGGGTTCGCGCAAGGGAACGCCTTTCGCTGCGCAGCTCGCCGCCGACCAGTGCGCCCGAAAAGCGTTGGAGTTCGGCCTCCGCAAGATTGACATCGTGATCAAGGGTCCCGGCTCGGGCCGCGAGACCGCGATGCGCAGCCTCTGCGCCTCCGGCCTCGAGGTCGTCTCCATTCGGGACGCTACGCCCATTCCACATAACGGTTGCCGGCCGCCGAAGCGGCGAAGGGTCTAA
- the rpmJ gene encoding 50S ribosomal protein L36: MKVRASVKRICDKCIIIKRKGVVRVICKVKKHKQRQG, translated from the coding sequence GTGAAGGTTCGCGCTTCAGTAAAACGGATTTGTGACAAGTGCATCATCATAAAGCGGAAGGGCGTTGTGCGCGTGATCTGCAAGGTCAAGAAGCACAAGCAGCGCCAAGGTTAG